ACAGCAATAAGTGTTAACGCAGAATTTGTTGGTATTGGCGCAAAGATCGCAGCGTTGTACGGTTCGCCTTCGTATATCGTCGGGCCTGACGGGAAAACTATATACTTTAACTTCGGGCAGATATCAAACCCGTTTTTTGTAATTGCTGTGAATACGGATACTATGAAAACTATAAGGTACAACCCTCCGATGCCGGAAGGGTCAAAGGATAAGTGGTCGCTTTGCCGCGGGTTCATCTGGCATCCTGGCGTAAAAAAAATGTTTTTCGGGAGTACATACGAAGCGTACTTCTTTGAGTTTGACCCTGCAAAACCTGAACTCGGGATCGTAAACCTTGGGAAGCCGGTTGAAACCGAACAGTACGTGTGGGAAGCGGAGATCGGGGATGACGGGAAAATATATTTTTGTACGTTTCCTAAATGCAAACTTATAAGTTATGACCCGTATACTAAGAAGTTTAACGATTGCGGCCGCGCGCATAGTACAAACACATACCTCCGCACACTTGCGAAGATGCGGGATGGTAATATTCTTTGCGGGACCGGGATCGAAGAGGCGGATGTCGTAGTGTATGACGTTAAACGCGCAACGTTTACTTCCATACTCCCCAGTGAACTTAAAGGTAAGTCCGGTTTTTCTTCAATCACAGCGGATGCTGATGGGAATACCTATGCGAGTATTGGAAAAACTTGGTACCAGGTAACTGATGAGTATAAAATGGTAGAAGCGAAAAATGTTAAACCATTCAATTCACAGGTGTACCATCCTATAACTCTTTCCGACGGGCGTATAGTTGCCGGTGCCGGGATCGAGGGTGATTATACATTAAAAAATCCTACCACCGGCGTTACGGAGAAATTTAGGTTCAACTATTCCGGTGACGGCGTTACTATTATGGAAATCACAGAAGGGCCGGATAAAAAGGTTTATGGGTCAACAGCGTTACCCCTTGCGATGTTTAGGTATGACGACGGTATAAAAGAAAAAGGGGTTGAGTATCTCGGGATAAATAATGCCGCGGCACAGGTGTATTCATTCGCTAATTATAAAGACAAAATGTTTACCGCGTCATACGGCAATGGCGTGATTTCGCTTTACGATCCGGCAAAACCGTGGAACCCGGGAGCTAAGCCAGAGAATAATCCGTATAATTTTGTTACACTCGGGAATTGCTATATGCGCCCACGGACAATGTACCTCGTTGACGGTAAAATTTATGTATTCGGTATTACCGATTACGGGAATACTACCAGCGGTATCGCAGAGATTGACCCTGAACTTTGTAAAGTTACCCGCAGGTACGATGCTGCGGTTATGAACTACGGGCTTTCTTGTGCGGTATACGATCCAGCAACAAAACTGCATATCTGCGGGACGACTACGCATATAGGTAACCGTAAACCGTTAGAAGAGAATGCATCCTTATTGGCATTTGATATTGATAAAGGTACTATCACGTGGGAAGTAAAGCTTGATACATCTAATGTTTATGGTATCGATGGTATCGCATTAGCTGAACCCGGGCGTATAGTTTTAATGTATCAAGCTAATAAAATACGGAAACTCGCAGTAGTGGATACGCGTACACGTGAAGTGGTCCACAGGAATGACGCACACTCTCTCTCCGGCGGGGTGTGGAGATTGGTGAATACTGCAGATGGAAGAATCTTGGGTGCTACATCGGGTAATATTTTTGAGGTTGATACAAAAGATTATAGTGTTAAGATTTTGCATAATACAGTAGATCCGAAAGTAAAGGTTTCCGGGCCGGTCAGTTGCGGGGGTTATATATATTACGGGTCCGGGGAAAAGGTTTATCGGTTTAAGGATTAAGAGGTAGCTTGAGATGTTAATCAGCAAAAAGGTTATTAATAAAATTGTGCAGATAGAAAAAAGGTACTCGTTGCTGAGGTACCAAAAAGTTTGTGATGTACCGGCAGAGATATACGAAACATTTGAACACTTTGTGATGGAACCTAACGGCGGGAAAGTGCTTGACTGGAAACCTGTTAGTCCTGGTACCCGCTGGGGTGATAGCTGGAAGTCAGCGTGGTTCCGCGGTGATATCAAACTTCCGGATACATGTGACGGGAAAAAGGTGTTTATCACAGCAAAAACCGGTGGGGAAACGTTATTTATCGTTGATGGTATGTTCAAAGGCGTGTTTGATAATAACCATCAGTATGTTGCAATGGCGAATCCCGGGGTTACGTCTAAAATATACCATCTCGCGTTTGAAGCTTATACCGGGCATCCGCAGGTTGGGTGCCGTCCTGATGAGATCAAGGAAGTGCCGTCTCCCGGATGCAGGGTATTCAATGGTATCAGTGTGTATCTCGAACGTGAAGATGTTACTGCGTTTGTGTATGACTTACGAGTATTACGCCAGGTTGCCGGTGTAGTTGAAGAACATAGTTTACGCCGTGCGAATCTTATGAGATGTTTAGCGAAAGTGTTTGAGATAGTTTTCGCTATGCCGGAAGAATGTGATGAGCACCAGTGGCGTCCAAAACTTGCTTATGCCCGGGATGTTATGAAGCCTTTACTCACAGCGAAGAATGGCGATACCACGCCGTTTATCGGGCTGATAGGGCATTCGCATATAGATACCGCATGGTTATGGCCGATCTCAGAAACCTGGCGGAAATGCGCAAGAACGTTTTCGTCTGTATTAAACCTGATGGACCAGTACCCTGAGTTTATATTTCTTCAAACCGCGCCGTATCATGTTGCAGTGATGAAAGAACGGTATCCCAAAATATATGAGGCTATCCTCTCAAGAGTTAAGGAAGGGCGGTGGGAGCCTAACGGTGCAATGTGGGTTGAGCCGGATTGTAATATACCGTCAGGAGAAGCGTTTATCCGGCAGTTGTTGATTGGGCAAACCGCTACCCGCGAGATGTTTGGTTACACATCTGACACGCTGTGGCTGCCCGATGTGTTTGGCTATTCTGCTGCGTTACCCCAGATACTGCAGGGGTGTAACGTACACTATTTTTGTACCACAAAGATGAGTTGGAACGATACTACGCGGTTTCCTTATGACACTTTCAGGTGGAGAGGGATTGATGGATCAGAGGTTATCACGCATCTTAACCATTTGCATCACGGGGAAGGGTGTATCGAAGGATTATCAAAACGGTGGAATGAGGTACAGCATAAAGATGTGCAGGATAGGTACCTCGCGCCGGTTGGGCATGGTGACGGCGGAGGTGGGCCGGTAGCTGAAGATATAGAATTCGCGAGGCGGATCACCAACCTCGAAGGGTGTCCTAAGACTGGGTATACGACCCTGAGTAAGTTTATGAATGGCGTACGGGATGAACTAAAAGACTTACCGGCATGGTCCGGTGAGTTATACCTTGAGTTCCATAGAGGAACCCTTACGTCTATCTCGGAAGTAAAGAAAGGTAATCGCAAGGCGGAGATAGCGCTAAGGAATGCGGAGTTTGTGTGTACACTCGCACAACTGCGGGGAGTAAAGTATCCGAAGGAAGAACTTACGAAACTATGGAAGGCGTTGTTAGTAAACCAGTTCCATGACATTCTTCCCGGGTCGTCAATCGCAAAGGTTAATGATGAAGCGGTGGATGCGTTTAAGCAGATTATTCATTCAGCTGAAGGGTTGGCAGCACAGGCCATGCGTGTGTTGTCAAACACACAGGAAGGTGAAGATGATAGCGGGGAGAGTGTGTTAGTCCTCAATAGTTTAAGCTGGGTACGTCAGGGTGAACTTTGTATTACCACCGCGAAGGATGGTATGTATCCTGATGCTGATACCGTTAATGCGCAATGGGTTGAGGATATTGAAGGGAAGAAAAAGTTGGCTATCACAGGGCTTAACTTCCCGGCGTTAGGCGGGCGCGTTGTTACCTTCACAAAAAAGAGGGGTCAGGAGCAGTCGGTATTCAAAGTTGAGAATAACAAGGTTGAAACTCCCTATGCAACCATTACCTTTGACGGTATTGGAAGGATAACGTCGTTTATCGATAAGAAGTCAGGACGCGAGATTGTAAAACCCGGTGGTGCGTTGAATACGTTGTGGTTAGGCGAGGATATACCGGATACTTATGATAACTGGGATATTGACCGTGAACAACGTTTAAAAATGCAGGTACAGGATAAACTGGTCAAACGCGAAGTTGTATCAAACGGGCTTGTGCAGTTGAGGATACGCAGTGAGTATAAACTCGGGGATAATTCTGTGTTATTACAGGACATGGTATTCCACGCAGAGAGTGCACAGGTGGATTTCGAAACTCAGGTTGACTGGAAGGAAAAGCATAAACTTTTAAAAGCAGGGTTTGAACTTGATATCCTTGCTGATAATGCTAAGCATGAGATACAGTATGGGTACGTTGAACGCCCGGTACATGAGAACCTCCAGCAGGACCGCGCAAGGTTTGAAGTATGCTGCCATAAATGGGTAGACCTTTCGGAGACAGGATTTGGTATTGCAGTGATTAATGATTCAAAGTATGGCGTCAGTGTTTTGGGGAGTGACATAAGACTGAGCCTGTTGAAGTCCGGGCGTCGTCCTGACCCGCGGGGTGATGAAGGCCGGCATGTTTTTACATACGCACTGGTACCCCATGCATGCGCGTTCTCCGTAGAGTCTGTTATCCGCCCGGCGTATGAACTTAATGTTCCCGTAATTGAACAGCGGGTAACAACAAAATGTTCAGTTTTGTTTGATAGTATAGTTAAAGTAAAGCAAAATAATGTTATTTTAGAAAGTCTTAAACGTGCGGAGGATGGGGATGGGTTCATACTGAGATTATACGATGCGTTTAAAACAGGTGGGCTGGTGAATTTGAAGTTTAACATTCCGGTGAGTAGTGTGGTTGAGACAAATATGCTGGAAGAAAAGTGTGTGGAACATAAAGTATCGCCCGATGGGGAATTAAGTATTTACCTTAAACCGTTTGAGATTAAAACATTACGGTGGGGTTGTAAACCATAAAGAAATAGTTATTGCGGAAAGGAAAGTATTTGCATTATGCCGTTCCAAAAACCTAAAACGTTCTTAGAGGATTATCAGTACGAGATTGAAACTCATCAGTTGGATGTTACTCCGGAAGAGTTTAAGAAAATTGATGAGCTCCTAGAGAAAATGATGGATGTAAAAGTTGAGTCAAATACCCGGGCGGAAGATTTCAGGCGTGCCATTAAGAAAGAGTTTGGGATTGATCTTGGGATTAATGTCGGGACTACGTCGTACCTCGCATTACCCGTTGGGGTTGCACCGGCAACGTATTCCCAAACCGGGTTGCAGGTTGAGAACATTGCAAAGATTGGGATCCCGTTTGTCGGGCTAAAAACTTTGGTGTGTGAATCCGAAAAAGGTGATGCTTCGTGTATCTCTGAGTCACGGGGTAATGTGTGGAATCCGGATAAAGAAATCCTTGACTGGCCGATGTTTCTTACCGGCGAGCGTGCAAGTAAGTATAAGGTTGATGAGTATATAGAAAAAGTGTTATTACCCGCAACGAAAGTGGCGGAGAAGTATAAACTACGGTTTTCACCGTCAATGATCGGGCCGGAACCGTTGGTAACAGAAAAAGAAGGTGACCGTTCAGGTGAGTGGGTGAATACCACTGATAAAATAGCGAAATCTATCAAGAAGTATGTAGAAGCTACCGGCGTGGATGTAGAAATCGGGCTGGACTTCCCTCCGTACTTCGTATTATTTGTTGACCTTGGGTTTAACATGAAAAAAGTGGATGAATATTTTAACTTTCTAGTAAATTCCGTGGTTGATACCACGGTGTTATGCCAAAAAGTAATTGATAAACACGGGCTTGGGGAGAAGGTTAAGATCACGCCAAAATTATCCGCTGCGATGATGGATGTCATGGGTACGATCGCGGTAAAACTTCAGGAGAAAAGCGTAGATAAGCTTGCACGGTTTATATGTTTTAACCGCGAGCTCGGGGATCATGTGTTCCCTCTGTCATTAGAAACAGTACCTTCGGGATACTCTGGCCCGGGGCATCGATGGAAAAGTTCGAGGTACCTGCATTTATTATCCAAAAACACGGGGTTAAAGTATGAAGCAACCTTTACCGGCGGGGTGTATACCGGTAAGGATGTTATCAGTGTTATCAGCAGCGGAAATATTGGGAAAGTAGAAATTGTGTCCTCATTCTATACTGTAGGTATAAGGCATACGTATAAACGTATCATCGGCGGGTTAGCGGCTGGGCTTCTGCACCTAAGCCGTACTTCAAAACAAAAGTATGGGGTTGAAATATCGTCAGTGGATCAGTTAAAGAATAAAGCGAATGAGTTACGCCAACCCGCAACGGAAAAACGGTGGAAAACTGATCATGTGAAATACGTTGCTGTGATTAACCATTCTAAATGCCGTGCGTGTAAGCAAAAAACACCGGGGTTCCATGAGGAAGGACAGTGCCAGGCGATGGACCTTTGCCCGATGTTCGCGTATTACCCTGTTCGCGAAGAAAACGGGA
This is a stretch of genomic DNA from Elusimicrobiota bacterium. It encodes these proteins:
- a CDS encoding glycoside hydrolase family 38 C-terminal domain-containing protein, encoding MLISKKVINKIVQIEKRYSLLRYQKVCDVPAEIYETFEHFVMEPNGGKVLDWKPVSPGTRWGDSWKSAWFRGDIKLPDTCDGKKVFITAKTGGETLFIVDGMFKGVFDNNHQYVAMANPGVTSKIYHLAFEAYTGHPQVGCRPDEIKEVPSPGCRVFNGISVYLEREDVTAFVYDLRVLRQVAGVVEEHSLRRANLMRCLAKVFEIVFAMPEECDEHQWRPKLAYARDVMKPLLTAKNGDTTPFIGLIGHSHIDTAWLWPISETWRKCARTFSSVLNLMDQYPEFIFLQTAPYHVAVMKERYPKIYEAILSRVKEGRWEPNGAMWVEPDCNIPSGEAFIRQLLIGQTATREMFGYTSDTLWLPDVFGYSAALPQILQGCNVHYFCTTKMSWNDTTRFPYDTFRWRGIDGSEVITHLNHLHHGEGCIEGLSKRWNEVQHKDVQDRYLAPVGHGDGGGGPVAEDIEFARRITNLEGCPKTGYTTLSKFMNGVRDELKDLPAWSGELYLEFHRGTLTSISEVKKGNRKAEIALRNAEFVCTLAQLRGVKYPKEELTKLWKALLVNQFHDILPGSSIAKVNDEAVDAFKQIIHSAEGLAAQAMRVLSNTQEGEDDSGESVLVLNSLSWVRQGELCITTAKDGMYPDADTVNAQWVEDIEGKKKLAITGLNFPALGGRVVTFTKKRGQEQSVFKVENNKVETPYATITFDGIGRITSFIDKKSGREIVKPGGALNTLWLGEDIPDTYDNWDIDREQRLKMQVQDKLVKREVVSNGLVQLRIRSEYKLGDNSVLLQDMVFHAESAQVDFETQVDWKEKHKLLKAGFELDILADNAKHEIQYGYVERPVHENLQQDRARFEVCCHKWVDLSETGFGIAVINDSKYGVSVLGSDIRLSLLKSGRRPDPRGDEGRHVFTYALVPHACAFSVESVIRPAYELNVPVIEQRVTTKCSVLFDSIVKVKQNNVILESLKRAEDGDGFILRLYDAFKTGGLVNLKFNIPVSSVVETNMLEEKCVEHKVSPDGELSIYLKPFEIKTLRWGCKP
- a CDS encoding 4Fe-4S dicluster domain-containing protein; translated protein: MPFQKPKTFLEDYQYEIETHQLDVTPEEFKKIDELLEKMMDVKVESNTRAEDFRRAIKKEFGIDLGINVGTTSYLALPVGVAPATYSQTGLQVENIAKIGIPFVGLKTLVCESEKGDASCISESRGNVWNPDKEILDWPMFLTGERASKYKVDEYIEKVLLPATKVAEKYKLRFSPSMIGPEPLVTEKEGDRSGEWVNTTDKIAKSIKKYVEATGVDVEIGLDFPPYFVLFVDLGFNMKKVDEYFNFLVNSVVDTTVLCQKVIDKHGLGEKVKITPKLSAAMMDVMGTIAVKLQEKSVDKLARFICFNRELGDHVFPLSLETVPSGYSGPGHRWKSSRYLHLLSKNTGLKYEATFTGGVYTGKDVISVISSGNIGKVEIVSSFYTVGIRHTYKRIIGGLAAGLLHLSRTSKQKYGVEISSVDQLKNKANELRQPATEKRWKTDHVKYVAVINHSKCRACKQKTPGFHEEGQCQAMDLCPMFAYYPVREENGKIKYWEIDPKKCIGCGTCIPKNVAACPGEAISLKKV